The following are encoded in a window of Roseimaritima ulvae genomic DNA:
- a CDS encoding HEAT repeat domain-containing protein: MNVSVSARFKAVPRAIIATCVATMCVVATCRAADGPPIKDPNVTWLHLEQPEIVIKKPEIGWSDSLQDLWLRSLLLDEAELKRDVTDALTLAQSLGMQAKPEFRDVLWQIIQDPELPTSVRVSAAQAYVAMGKPPQIDELSGVAQRWPTALAVVLEPALAAWDYRPLRELWQRRLQTDDTDPVLRRVAVEALGTVREGAAEAALVELLQDPHQPSSLQLVAARSLARLPSPRLLELAQAALDDPAASVMQRLLAVQLLKEQDSDAAIEMLERFADVEDRVVAGEALRQLLRIAPSSVLARAGETIGDSDANVRAVTVAALATAPTPANIELLAKSLSDPVLEIRRTARGHLFRFAEDQALRPHVVQQATAVLKGEAWRGIEQALVLLTKLQNRDSRQRLFQLLEHDRDEVMETAAWSIKKLAQPAWAEQCFGALQQALERFDGQASDAMADTLTHLVETMGVLQMQESLELQRTFVPKNAPFSRTIRGAAVWSIGEILRDQPQADVVAELESRLNDANPAFPETEIVRGMAAVALGKMQSQGSLQHLEQWREIDGLNSFTGGRSAWAIFKLTGEPMGEVEMPASTLGGWFIQPLE; this comes from the coding sequence ATGAATGTTTCTGTTTCCGCGCGGTTCAAGGCTGTGCCCAGGGCCATCATCGCGACGTGTGTGGCGACAATGTGCGTGGTGGCGACATGCCGAGCGGCCGATGGTCCGCCCATCAAGGACCCCAACGTTACCTGGCTGCATTTAGAACAGCCGGAGATCGTCATCAAAAAGCCCGAGATCGGCTGGTCGGACAGCTTGCAAGACCTTTGGCTACGAAGCTTGCTGTTGGACGAAGCGGAACTGAAACGCGATGTCACCGATGCGCTGACCCTGGCGCAGTCGTTGGGCATGCAGGCCAAGCCTGAATTTCGCGACGTGCTGTGGCAAATCATCCAGGATCCGGAGCTGCCGACAAGTGTTCGGGTGTCGGCGGCGCAGGCGTACGTGGCGATGGGCAAACCGCCGCAGATCGATGAACTGTCGGGGGTGGCCCAGCGCTGGCCCACGGCGTTGGCCGTCGTGCTGGAACCCGCCCTGGCGGCTTGGGATTACCGGCCATTGCGTGAACTCTGGCAGCGGCGGTTGCAGACCGATGATACGGATCCGGTGCTGCGGCGGGTGGCGGTCGAAGCGCTGGGGACGGTTCGTGAAGGCGCGGCGGAAGCAGCCTTAGTGGAACTGCTGCAGGATCCGCATCAGCCGTCCAGTTTACAACTGGTGGCCGCTCGGTCTTTGGCACGCTTGCCCAGCCCTCGCCTACTGGAGTTGGCTCAAGCCGCTCTTGACGACCCCGCCGCGTCTGTAATGCAGCGATTGTTAGCCGTGCAGCTGTTGAAAGAACAGGATTCCGACGCGGCGATCGAGATGCTGGAACGGTTTGCCGACGTGGAGGATCGAGTGGTTGCTGGAGAAGCGTTGCGGCAACTGTTGCGAATCGCTCCGTCAAGTGTTCTGGCCCGCGCCGGAGAAACGATCGGTGATTCGGACGCCAATGTTCGCGCGGTCACCGTTGCCGCGCTGGCAACGGCGCCGACGCCAGCGAATATTGAACTGCTGGCCAAATCCTTATCGGACCCCGTGCTGGAAATTCGTCGTACCGCTCGGGGCCACCTGTTTCGGTTCGCCGAAGATCAAGCGTTGCGACCGCACGTGGTGCAGCAAGCCACCGCAGTGCTCAAGGGAGAAGCTTGGCGAGGCATCGAGCAAGCGTTGGTCCTGTTGACCAAATTACAGAATCGCGATTCGCGGCAGCGGTTGTTTCAGTTGCTCGAGCACGATCGGGACGAGGTCATGGAAACGGCGGCCTGGAGCATTAAAAAGCTGGCACAGCCCGCCTGGGCAGAGCAGTGTTTCGGCGCGCTACAGCAAGCTCTAGAACGTTTTGACGGTCAGGCCAGCGACGCCATGGCAGACACCTTAACGCACTTAGTGGAGACCATGGGCGTGTTGCAGATGCAGGAGTCGCTGGAATTGCAACGGACGTTTGTGCCCAAAAACGCGCCGTTTTCGCGCACCATTCGCGGGGCCGCGGTGTGGTCGATCGGCGAAATTTTGCGGGACCAACCCCAGGCGGATGTGGTGGCCGAATTGGAATCACGGCTGAACGACGCCAATCCGGCTTTTCCTGAAACCGAGATCGTTCGCGGCATGGCGGCGGTAGCTCTGGGGAAGATGCAGTCCCAGGGATCTTTGCAGCACCTGGAGCAATGGCGCGAGATAGACGGGCTCAACTCGTTTACCGGTGGCCGTTCGGCCTGGGCGATTTTTAAGCTGACCGGGGAACCGATGGGCGAAGTCGAGATGCCCGCCTCCACGCTCGGTGGTTGGTTTATCCAACCGCTCGAGTAA
- a CDS encoding DUF1559 family PulG-like putative transporter, with product MAVSHRLRAGFTLVELLVVIAIIGVLVGLLLPAVQAAREAARRMSCSNNLKQIGLAIHNYADSNKERFPVGTMAHDPANTGSGWPWNAGPWRKGSELVKLLPFVEQNNVFEQIDFSLDVESQFPALGYAGTSGTKMSVYICPSDGTTGNKLSGAHQFYNYAKSMGNQLMPGQYGCNQYPDANGDPTILGGRMYVAGGTGHGSTNTPNSISGVFSRFIWSAKFADITDGTSNTILFGEIIPSCGDHHRGGWYSSNALWTATTGPINFNTCGWQGVADNQQTAAPCNDYRNWQTSQAFKSQHPGGAQFVLCDGSVRFIPETVDYTTYQKLGGRNDGQPLQMP from the coding sequence ATCGCCGTGTCGCATCGACTCAGGGCTGGCTTTACGCTAGTCGAATTACTTGTGGTTATTGCCATTATTGGAGTGTTGGTAGGACTGCTTTTGCCCGCCGTCCAGGCGGCCCGCGAGGCGGCCCGGCGAATGTCATGCAGCAATAACCTTAAGCAAATTGGCTTGGCCATTCACAATTATGCCGACTCAAACAAAGAACGATTCCCCGTCGGTACGATGGCCCATGATCCGGCCAACACCGGCAGTGGCTGGCCATGGAATGCCGGCCCATGGCGCAAAGGTTCCGAACTAGTAAAGTTACTTCCGTTTGTTGAACAAAATAATGTTTTTGAGCAAATCGACTTCTCACTCGATGTCGAATCTCAATTTCCCGCGCTGGGCTACGCTGGCACCAGCGGCACCAAGATGTCCGTCTACATTTGCCCTTCCGACGGCACTACGGGCAACAAATTAAGCGGCGCCCATCAATTTTATAATTACGCCAAATCGATGGGTAATCAGCTGATGCCGGGCCAGTATGGCTGCAATCAGTACCCGGATGCCAACGGCGACCCAACCATCCTGGGTGGCCGAATGTATGTCGCTGGCGGCACCGGACACGGCTCAACGAATACTCCGAACAGTATCTCCGGAGTTTTCTCGCGGTTCATTTGGTCCGCCAAATTTGCAGACATTACGGACGGCACGTCCAATACGATCCTGTTTGGGGAAATCATTCCCAGCTGCGGCGACCACCATCGCGGTGGCTGGTACAGCTCCAATGCACTCTGGACCGCCACCACCGGCCCGATCAACTTCAATACCTGTGGTTGGCAGGGCGTGGCCGATAATCAACAAACCGCCGCTCCTTGCAACGACTACCGGAACTGGCAGACGTCACAAGCTTTTAAATCGCAACATCCCGGCGGTGCCCAGTTTGTGCTCTGTGATGGTTCGGTTCGGTTCATTCCCGAAACCGTCGACTATACGACGTACCAGAAATTGGGTGGCCGCAACGACGGCCAACCCCTGCAAATGCCGTAA
- a CDS encoding tetratricopeptide repeat protein encodes MGGRLQHSPPGRLILIATLLATASLSGCYSKPIAGPDANDNANARATTERPPDSPTDTATDSRAEPPADSPRETPAETPPARPRIVSNSPIDSMPEGLLYRSALDAIDNGQVEPAIDAQRQLATHPTYAVLGTAIEAVLLARDQQFDAAMQRAQEVSTVAVMQPESYMIAADVFRSQGRWNEAIGCLNNAVQLNPGLERAHRWLGILYYDIGAMQQATQHLRHVADINPKDYRSLMLAARIHSEYQNFTEAVKDCQRALERQPPEPMASDLRLRLADSQRELRQFDEAITTLEACPDSAAVWAARAAVLEAQGDSEAALEACRRAWDLQPDHRRAHLVGGRVLLSQRQAAEAVQHLEQAVTAEPSDHEARFLLGRALLLDGKAEQGKQEIQRSTELKENFLKIAELHIQAIDHPQDIDIRLQLAELTEASGRPQVALMWYQAVLGLDPDSAQATAAIERLKNR; translated from the coding sequence ATGGGTGGAAGGCTCCAGCACAGCCCCCCAGGCCGACTAATCCTTATCGCAACGCTGCTCGCCACGGCGTCGCTGAGCGGTTGTTATTCGAAACCCATCGCGGGCCCCGACGCCAACGACAATGCCAACGCCAGGGCCACCACGGAGCGCCCCCCGGATTCGCCCACGGACACAGCGACCGATTCGCGGGCGGAACCCCCAGCCGATTCGCCGCGGGAAACGCCTGCTGAAACGCCACCGGCACGCCCGCGGATCGTCAGCAACTCGCCCATCGACTCGATGCCCGAGGGACTCCTGTATCGCAGCGCCTTGGATGCGATCGACAACGGCCAGGTAGAACCCGCCATCGATGCCCAGCGGCAACTGGCCACCCACCCGACCTATGCGGTCCTGGGCACGGCCATCGAAGCCGTGTTATTGGCTCGCGACCAACAATTTGATGCGGCCATGCAACGGGCGCAGGAAGTTTCCACCGTCGCGGTCATGCAACCCGAATCGTACATGATTGCCGCCGATGTATTCCGCTCCCAAGGACGTTGGAACGAAGCCATTGGCTGCCTCAACAATGCGGTGCAGTTGAATCCCGGCCTGGAGCGGGCTCATCGCTGGCTGGGGATCCTGTACTACGACATCGGTGCCATGCAACAAGCCACGCAGCACCTCCGGCACGTTGCCGACATCAACCCCAAGGACTATCGCTCGCTGATGCTGGCGGCCCGGATCCACAGCGAATACCAGAACTTCACCGAAGCAGTGAAAGATTGCCAGCGGGCGCTCGAGCGTCAGCCGCCCGAACCGATGGCCAGCGATCTCCGCCTGCGTTTGGCCGATTCCCAGCGGGAATTACGGCAATTTGACGAAGCTATAACCACCCTCGAAGCCTGTCCAGACAGCGCCGCGGTGTGGGCCGCACGCGCAGCCGTTCTGGAAGCCCAAGGAGACTCCGAAGCCGCCCTGGAAGCTTGTCGTCGGGCCTGGGACCTGCAACCGGATCATCGCCGAGCCCATCTGGTGGGCGGACGCGTCCTGCTGTCCCAGAGACAGGCCGCCGAAGCGGTGCAGCACCTGGAGCAGGCCGTGACGGCGGAGCCCAGCGACCACGAAGCCCGCTTCCTGCTGGGACGGGCGCTATTGTTGGATGGAAAGGCCGAACAAGGCAAACAGGAAATTCAGCGTTCAACGGAATTAAAGGAGAACTTTCTAAAGATCGCAGAGTTACATATTCAAGCCATCGACCACCCACAGGATATCGACATCCGGCTGCAATTGGCCGAACTGACCGAAGCCAGCGGGCGGCCGCAAGTGGCCCTGATGTGGTACCAAGCCGTGCTAGGACTCGATCCGGATAGCGCCCAAGCGACGGCCGCAATCGAGCGTTTAAAAAATAGATAA
- a CDS encoding carboxypeptidase-like regulatory domain-containing protein: protein MKRCSSFMSVAVLACAMVGCGGGSGFPDPAPVEGSVSYKGKPVEGATVTFLAAGDGAGRSASGTTDASGKFQLTTFSTNDGALPGEYNVTIAKSEPKADMGEVDAENPGESYEQMMAAASSGSMAAMEKNSLPEKYSDASQSGLKRSVVEGQENKFDFDLE from the coding sequence ATGAAACGTTGCAGTTCGTTTATGTCCGTTGCTGTGTTGGCGTGCGCTATGGTTGGCTGTGGAGGAGGCAGTGGCTTCCCCGACCCCGCGCCCGTCGAAGGCTCGGTGTCCTACAAAGGCAAGCCGGTTGAGGGAGCCACGGTGACGTTCCTCGCCGCCGGTGACGGCGCGGGCCGATCCGCCAGTGGCACCACCGACGCGTCAGGCAAATTCCAGTTGACTACCTTCAGTACCAATGACGGCGCGCTGCCAGGCGAATACAACGTCACCATCGCCAAATCCGAACCCAAGGCCGACATGGGAGAAGTGGATGCCGAAAATCCCGGCGAATCCTACGAACAGATGATGGCGGCAGCGAGCTCGGGAAGCATGGCGGCGATGGAGAAAAATTCGCTACCCGAGAAATACAGCGATGCGTCCCAATCGGGGCTGAAACGCAGTGTGGTCGAAGGTCAAGAAAACAAATTCGACTTCGACCTGGAATAG
- a CDS encoding serine hydrolase domain-containing protein — MKRFVFAAALLVLSIHWSGETLAQELRLPRSTPEAEGVSSSQIREFIVAADEQVNSMHSFMLLRHGKVIAEAWWEPESADKPHVLWSLSKSFTSTAVGLAVEEGKLDIDDKVLEFFPDDAPEEPSENLKAMRVRDLLTMTAGHQDELNWWNEPHWAKAFLAHPVPHEPGTHFRYNTPATYMLSAIVQKVTGETVRDYLTPRLFEPLGIGKPKWDTSPQGISIGGYGLYLRTEDIAKFGQLYLQKGKWNGQQLIPESWVQQATSKQVSNGSNAQSDWNQGYGFQFWRSRHGAYRGDGKDGQYCIVLPEQDAVIAITAKTKNMQAELNIVWDKLLPAFKDQPLPVDPEEQEKLKATIEKLKATR; from the coding sequence ATGAAACGGTTTGTGTTTGCCGCCGCACTGCTCGTGCTGAGTATCCATTGGTCCGGCGAGACGCTCGCGCAGGAACTCCGCTTGCCGCGCAGCACGCCCGAGGCCGAAGGAGTTTCGTCATCGCAAATTCGCGAGTTTATTGTGGCGGCGGACGAGCAAGTGAACTCGATGCACAGTTTTATGTTACTGCGTCACGGCAAGGTGATCGCGGAAGCGTGGTGGGAGCCGGAATCGGCCGACAAGCCGCATGTACTGTGGTCGCTCAGCAAAAGTTTTACGTCCACCGCCGTGGGCTTGGCCGTGGAAGAAGGCAAGCTGGACATCGACGACAAGGTATTAGAATTCTTTCCCGACGATGCTCCTGAAGAACCTTCGGAAAATTTAAAAGCGATGCGCGTTCGTGATCTGCTGACCATGACCGCCGGTCACCAGGACGAACTGAACTGGTGGAACGAGCCGCACTGGGCAAAAGCGTTTCTGGCCCATCCGGTACCGCACGAGCCCGGCACGCACTTCCGTTACAACACGCCGGCAACCTACATGCTGTCGGCGATCGTGCAAAAGGTGACGGGCGAAACGGTACGGGATTATCTCACGCCGCGACTGTTTGAACCGCTGGGAATCGGCAAACCGAAATGGGACACCAGCCCGCAAGGCATCTCGATCGGCGGTTACGGTTTATACCTGCGGACCGAAGACATCGCCAAGTTCGGTCAGTTGTATCTGCAAAAAGGCAAATGGAACGGCCAGCAACTGATCCCCGAATCCTGGGTCCAGCAAGCCACATCCAAACAGGTATCCAACGGCAGCAACGCGCAGAGCGACTGGAACCAGGGCTACGGATTCCAGTTTTGGAGAAGCCGCCACGGAGCTTATCGAGGCGACGGCAAAGACGGTCAGTACTGCATCGTGTTGCCCGAGCAAGATGCCGTGATCGCCATCACCGCGAAAACGAAAAACATGCAAGCCGAATTAAACATCGTCTGGGACAAGCTGCTACCTGCTTTCAAAGACCAGCCGCTGCCAGTCGATCCCGAGGAGCAGGAAAAGTTGAAGGCGACGATCGAAAAGCTGAAAGCGACGAGGTGA
- a CDS encoding CRTAC1 family protein, whose product MIPIPRRLRLTTVLLSLAAIFLSGCGRSRTPPAEDVPAISPAPTPPAPSTSPGTAQTDLPPSDSAGADRNLPFREITLVTGIDFRFHSGRDAEEYAILESLGGGVGVFDFDRDGRVDLMFAGGGDLHNRTITPHACGLYRNLGDYQFVEQTQLAGAAADRFYTHGVYPADFNGDGFTDVIVSGYGGLQLLKNQGDGTLKSIEPWAEATDQQWSTGVSWGDFNADGHLDLYVPHYVSWSWDEHPPCFAAEAGVREVCGPREFRGLNDTLLLSDTRGGFIDTTDTAGLVDGGKGLGSVALDVDLDGDTDVYVANDTTDNFLYINDGQGVFTESAIIGGVSGDDVGVNTGSMGIAAGDCNADGLPDLWVTNFERELFALYRNESAGSFTHTSRPAGLAALGGLYVGFGTVFVDFDHDADQDLVVANGHVSYHSQHSPYLQQGLLLENTGRGKFQRLPSEGYFAESHSGRGLAAADLNNDGGWDMIFCNSEEPVSILAARPPADAAWAVVELVGKQTNRDAIGATVQLVTKDRRQAFPRLGGGSYLSSSDPRFLLVLPKHATEAEVQVTWNSQHTETFPFPTQTRHVLWVEGSSTAPQAD is encoded by the coding sequence ATGATTCCGATTCCCCGGCGGCTCCGCCTGACAACCGTTTTATTGTCACTCGCCGCCATCTTCCTGTCGGGCTGCGGCCGTTCCCGCACGCCCCCGGCGGAGGACGTCCCGGCGATCTCGCCCGCCCCCACTCCGCCCGCCCCCTCCACATCGCCCGGCACCGCCCAGACCGATCTTCCACCGTCCGATTCCGCGGGCGCGGATCGGAACCTTCCGTTTCGCGAGATCACCTTGGTGACGGGCATCGACTTCCGCTTCCACAGCGGTCGTGACGCGGAAGAATACGCCATTTTGGAATCGCTGGGCGGCGGCGTGGGCGTGTTTGATTTTGATCGCGACGGTCGCGTCGATTTGATGTTTGCCGGCGGCGGAGACCTCCATAATCGCACCATCACTCCTCACGCTTGCGGCTTGTACCGCAACCTGGGCGACTATCAATTCGTCGAACAAACCCAGCTAGCCGGCGCGGCGGCGGATCGGTTCTACACACATGGTGTGTACCCTGCCGACTTCAACGGCGACGGCTTTACCGACGTGATCGTCAGTGGCTATGGCGGCCTGCAACTGCTGAAGAATCAAGGCGACGGTACGCTGAAGAGCATCGAACCCTGGGCGGAGGCAACGGATCAGCAGTGGAGCACCGGTGTCAGCTGGGGCGACTTCAACGCAGACGGGCATTTAGACCTGTACGTGCCGCACTATGTATCGTGGTCCTGGGACGAGCATCCGCCGTGCTTTGCCGCCGAGGCCGGTGTACGGGAAGTCTGCGGACCGCGCGAGTTCCGTGGCCTGAATGATACGCTGCTATTGAGCGATACCAGGGGCGGATTCATCGACACGACCGACACCGCGGGGCTGGTCGACGGCGGCAAAGGCCTGGGATCGGTCGCCCTGGATGTGGACCTGGATGGCGACACGGACGTGTATGTCGCTAACGATACCACCGACAATTTCCTCTACATCAATGATGGTCAGGGCGTGTTTACCGAGTCCGCCATCATCGGTGGTGTATCCGGCGATGACGTGGGCGTCAACACCGGAAGCATGGGCATCGCGGCGGGCGACTGCAATGCCGACGGCTTGCCCGACCTATGGGTGACCAACTTTGAACGCGAATTGTTCGCCTTGTATCGCAACGAATCGGCGGGCTCTTTCACTCACACCAGCCGGCCGGCGGGGCTGGCCGCGCTGGGCGGATTGTACGTTGGTTTCGGCACCGTGTTTGTCGACTTCGATCACGACGCCGATCAGGACCTTGTGGTCGCTAACGGTCACGTCTCTTACCACTCCCAGCATTCCCCCTACTTGCAACAGGGCCTACTGCTGGAAAACACCGGCAGGGGAAAATTCCAACGGCTGCCGAGCGAAGGGTATTTTGCCGAGTCGCATTCCGGTCGCGGCTTGGCCGCTGCGGACCTGAACAACGACGGCGGCTGGGACATGATCTTCTGCAACAGCGAAGAACCCGTGTCGATCCTGGCCGCCCGCCCGCCCGCCGATGCCGCCTGGGCGGTGGTGGAATTGGTGGGCAAACAAACCAACCGCGATGCCATCGGCGCCACCGTTCAGCTGGTAACCAAAGACCGCCGGCAAGCGTTCCCAAGGTTGGGCGGCGGCAGCTACTTGTCGAGCAGCGACCCGCGGTTCTTGCTCGTCCTGCCAAAGCATGCAACGGAAGCCGAAGTCCAGGTAACATGGAACTCGCAGCACACCGAAACTTTTCCTTTTCCCACGCAAACCAGGCACGTTCTATGGGTGGAAGGCTCCAGCACAGCCCCCCAGGCCGACTAA
- a CDS encoding CAAX prenyl protease-related protein, translating into MNDRPGNGWLPYVAPIFAFLLLVEISSRISDRYALAMLVLRIAIPLGLIVYFRFRGAYTELRLRLTSMTAVDVVVGIALAGLWIAPYVLLPQLRPEGDEHGFDPSLAGAAMIPLVLSLRMLGYAVVTPLMEELFMRSFLMRYADAYDTEKDFRDLPMARFSWRSFTVVVVVFLATHMMWEWWVMLPWAVLTNLWFYFRKDLFSLVVVHAATNASILLAAIFLEDVFSDGDGGTLPLWFFV; encoded by the coding sequence ATGAATGATCGGCCCGGAAACGGCTGGCTCCCCTACGTCGCTCCAATATTCGCGTTCTTGTTGCTGGTCGAGATCAGTAGTCGGATATCGGATCGTTATGCGCTGGCGATGTTAGTGCTGCGAATAGCGATTCCGTTGGGGCTGATCGTTTACTTTCGATTTCGCGGTGCCTACACCGAGTTACGTTTGCGGCTAACATCCATGACGGCGGTGGATGTCGTCGTCGGGATCGCTTTGGCTGGTCTGTGGATCGCCCCGTATGTACTGCTGCCGCAATTGCGCCCCGAGGGAGATGAGCATGGCTTTGATCCGAGTCTCGCCGGCGCCGCAATGATTCCGTTGGTGTTGTCATTACGGATGCTGGGTTACGCTGTGGTTACACCGCTGATGGAAGAGTTGTTCATGCGCAGCTTCCTGATGCGGTACGCCGATGCCTACGATACAGAGAAGGACTTTCGCGACCTGCCGATGGCAAGATTCAGCTGGCGGAGCTTCACTGTGGTGGTCGTCGTCTTCCTGGCGACGCATATGATGTGGGAATGGTGGGTGATGTTGCCCTGGGCGGTGTTAACCAACCTGTGGTTCTATTTTCGCAAGGATCTGTTTTCACTTGTTGTGGTGCATGCCGCAACCAACGCGTCGATTCTGTTGGCGGCCATTTTCCTGGAAGACGTGTTTTCTGACGGCGACGGTGGAACACTGCCACTCTGGTTTTTCGTGTAA
- a CDS encoding DUF1559 domain-containing protein yields the protein MSRRSRRGFTLVELLVVIAIIGVLVGLLLPAVQAAREAARRMSCSNNLKQIGLAVHNYADSNSERFPMGTRDNDPSNTPTGRPWQGGPWRKGSVLVKMLPFVEQSNLFDQIDFKGDVVAQIGSLGYSGANGTKMSVYICPSDGTTGNKLSGAHQFYNYAKSMGNQVMPGRYGCNQYPDANDDPTILGGEMFGPGSTGHGSSNTQRDISGVFSRWYWGAKFSDITDGTSNTIMFGEIIPSCGDHHRGGWYNANALWTATTGPINFNTCGWNGVRDNDTSLGCNHYANWQTSQAFKSQHPGGAQFALCDGSVRFIPETVDYATYQKLGGRNDGQPLQMP from the coding sequence ATGTCGCGACGGTCCAGGCGAGGGTTTACCCTTGTGGAATTATTGGTGGTTATCGCCATCATTGGGGTGCTGGTAGGCCTGCTACTACCAGCTGTACAAGCAGCCCGCGAGGCCGCACGACGGATGTCGTGCAGTAACAACCTCAAGCAGATTGGTTTAGCGGTTCACAATTACGCCGATTCCAACTCGGAGCGTTTCCCGATGGGCACGCGGGATAATGATCCGTCAAACACGCCCACCGGCAGGCCCTGGCAGGGCGGCCCTTGGCGTAAGGGTTCCGTGCTCGTAAAAATGCTTCCCTTTGTCGAGCAGAGCAACTTGTTCGATCAAATCGACTTTAAGGGCGACGTGGTTGCGCAGATTGGCTCCTTGGGCTACTCGGGCGCCAACGGCACCAAGATGTCGGTCTACATCTGCCCTTCCGACGGCACCACCGGCAACAAACTCAGTGGAGCTCACCAGTTCTACAACTACGCCAAGTCGATGGGTAACCAAGTGATGCCCGGGCGTTACGGCTGTAACCAGTACCCGGATGCCAATGACGACCCCACGATCCTTGGTGGCGAAATGTTCGGGCCCGGTTCGACCGGCCACGGATCGAGCAACACGCAACGGGACATCTCTGGAGTTTTTTCCAGGTGGTACTGGGGTGCTAAGTTTTCCGACATCACCGACGGCACGTCCAATACGATTATGTTTGGCGAAATCATCCCCAGTTGCGGCGACCACCATCGCGGCGGTTGGTATAATGCCAATGCACTTTGGACCGCGACCACGGGCCCGATCAACTTCAACACCTGCGGTTGGAACGGCGTTCGCGACAACGACACTTCGCTAGGCTGCAACCACTATGCTAACTGGCAGACCTCGCAGGCGTTTAAATCGCAACACCCCGGTGGTGCCCAGTTTGCACTTTGCGATGGTTCGGTCCGGTTCATTCCGGAAACTGTCGATTACGCCACGTACCAGAAATTGGGTGGCCGCAACGACGGCCAACCCCTGCAAATGCCGTAA